A genome region from Thermomonospora amylolytica includes the following:
- a CDS encoding DUF7691 family protein: MSYAIMPYAVRMDDLRSMIGSRDRRLLDGLLTHYADELADIDGLRDNVGLGGDEVTSAQTALRQMIMGEEYDQRIGFVYGYCFKLLCRVLKGTSTLGNDGWWSMRFGWFGMVHEELKNAGVDFDPTSLIFSGTPFGLPSTDFPCIGHTTPDEMRGLLESLGPLGPDSVGDPDAWTAIRQIREWLEICLGTERDLVCFYH; encoded by the coding sequence ATGAGCTACGCGATCATGCCCTACGCCGTGCGGATGGACGACCTGCGGTCGATGATCGGTTCCCGTGACCGGCGGCTGCTGGACGGGCTGCTGACGCACTACGCCGACGAGCTGGCCGACATCGACGGGCTGCGGGACAACGTCGGTCTGGGCGGGGACGAGGTCACCTCGGCGCAGACCGCCCTGCGGCAGATGATCATGGGTGAGGAGTACGACCAGCGGATCGGCTTCGTCTACGGGTACTGCTTCAAGCTGCTGTGCCGGGTCCTCAAGGGCACCTCGACGCTCGGCAACGACGGCTGGTGGAGCATGCGGTTCGGCTGGTTCGGGATGGTGCACGAGGAGCTGAAGAACGCGGGCGTCGACTTCGACCCCACGTCCCTGATCTTCAGCGGGACGCCCTTCGGGCTGCCGTCCACCGACTTCCCCTGCATCGGGCACACGACGCCGGACGAGATGCGCGGCCTCCTGGAGTCCCTCGGCCCGCTCGGCCCGGACTCCGTCGGCGACCCGGACGCCTGGACGGCGATCCGGCAGATCCGCGAATGGCTGGAGATCTGCCTCGGAACCGAACGGGACCTGGTCTGCTTCTACCACTGA
- a CDS encoding DUF5753 domain-containing protein, with protein sequence MDERRTAILAEFREFLESAISKAKVNFATAERLSGRLHGEIGAHGSPLQTISKSTLHDHVRGGRRQKLPSWEWVANLWAFLVAAAVENKVDPARLGTLEEWQAVYEAAEAKLRRLGRHTADTEPASLPASLVEPRMTWWGAYADVVPAWFGWFLNLEPLAGDIRCYEELYVPGLLQTEEYAEAVVRLRHGLAPEAEIRRRVELRMLRQRLMPHGGRRVWAIINEMALWNPLVDRAAMKRQLRHLLDASVRMPVQIVPAGAPACRSVSGPITVLRFSHEGLPDVVYLEQADSALYPGDPEARELYIKQFNSLAIAAYRPKESQDIIGRLIDEM encoded by the coding sequence ATGGACGAACGGCGCACCGCGATCCTCGCCGAGTTCCGCGAGTTCCTCGAGTCCGCAATCAGCAAGGCGAAGGTGAACTTCGCAACGGCCGAGCGGCTTTCCGGGCGGCTTCACGGGGAGATCGGCGCTCACGGGTCGCCGCTCCAGACCATCTCGAAGTCCACCCTGCACGACCATGTGCGCGGCGGGCGCCGTCAGAAGCTCCCGTCCTGGGAGTGGGTGGCCAACCTCTGGGCGTTCCTGGTCGCCGCCGCGGTGGAGAACAAGGTGGACCCGGCCAGGCTCGGCACTCTCGAGGAGTGGCAGGCGGTCTACGAAGCGGCCGAGGCCAAGCTCCGCCGACTGGGCAGGCACACCGCGGACACGGAGCCGGCGTCGCTCCCCGCCTCGCTGGTCGAACCGCGCATGACCTGGTGGGGCGCCTACGCGGACGTCGTTCCGGCATGGTTCGGGTGGTTCCTGAACCTCGAGCCTCTCGCCGGCGACATCCGGTGCTACGAGGAGCTGTACGTTCCCGGGCTCCTGCAGACCGAGGAGTACGCCGAGGCGGTGGTGCGCCTGCGGCACGGCCTGGCGCCCGAGGCGGAGATCAGGCGGCGGGTCGAGCTGCGGATGCTGCGGCAGCGGCTCATGCCGCATGGGGGCCGCCGCGTATGGGCGATCATCAACGAGATGGCGCTGTGGAACCCCCTGGTCGATCGGGCCGCCATGAAGCGGCAACTGCGGCATCTGCTCGACGCCTCGGTCCGCATGCCGGTCCAGATCGTTCCGGCCGGCGCCCCGGCCTGCCGATCGGTGAGCGGGCCGATCACCGTGCTGCGGTTCAGCCACGAGGGACTGCCGGACGTCGTCTATCTGGAACAGGCCGACAGCGCGCTGTACCCGGGCGACCCGGAGGCGCGCGAGCTGTACATCAAGCAGTTCAACAGCCTGGCAATTGCAGCCTACCGGCCCAAAGAGTCGCAGGACATCATCGGACGGCTGATCGACGAGATGTGA
- a CDS encoding carboxymuconolactone decarboxylase family protein → MTRQRAFRPEELDGERLELYRAVAGGPRAKGPFRLVSEEGVLLGPFNEFLLSPRVGDALQRLGAAVRYESGLSDRVREMAILVVAAAWDSAFERHAHEAVGRTVGLTDREMAAIAEGSPLKLEDPYEAAALRLTRAMVAGDVDDGTWASCVPPLEREAVFELTTLVGYYATLALQMRVFRV, encoded by the coding sequence ATGACACGGCAGCGTGCGTTCAGGCCCGAGGAGCTGGACGGGGAACGGCTGGAGCTCTACCGGGCCGTCGCCGGAGGTCCTCGCGCCAAGGGGCCGTTCCGGCTGGTGTCGGAGGAAGGGGTCCTGCTCGGGCCGTTCAACGAGTTCCTGCTGTCGCCGCGGGTGGGGGACGCGTTGCAGCGGCTGGGGGCGGCCGTCCGGTACGAGAGCGGCCTGAGCGATCGGGTGCGGGAGATGGCGATCCTGGTGGTCGCGGCGGCCTGGGACAGCGCGTTCGAGCGGCATGCGCACGAGGCCGTGGGACGGACGGTCGGGCTGACCGACAGGGAGATGGCGGCGATCGCCGAGGGTTCGCCGCTGAAGCTGGAGGACCCGTACGAGGCCGCCGCGCTCCGGTTGACGCGGGCGATGGTCGCGGGGGACGTGGACGACGGGACCTGGGCGTCGTGCGTGCCCCCGCTGGAGCGGGAGGCGGTGTTCGAGCTGACGACGCTGGTGGGCTACTACGCGACGCTGGCGCTGCAGATGCGGGTGTTCCGGGTCTGA
- a CDS encoding serine hydrolase, with product MRKRLHGAVGLLAVGGLLGTFVPPAGAEETGRNRLAERLREAMNEVRFQEVLDTAPPGSATARTFAGTVDKEARGLQRPAMVADPRPIVQQPQVDATVIELDSRGRPRSSGTVLMSPLYKDGVIVPVDRDYSTESVRWRQWDDAGWYANRGQGTIDVIPGRENAPIDHMLAYPASVLKLMVAFGVLRLVDQGVVGLDDTYEYRPAEPSLLCGEATAKPVRRYLDESLTWSSNAASCALIKLLHDHGGIDPLNRAFSDLGLRTLRLRGTRPSNGGRWSNEITMSSLDTAKLLLLVGGGPGTLWTAPDGTPVTRNVLSPASRRFFADTLAQQGFNDMLSNTNRCGAAYPAQGIPQRTPSRWIGADGTVTVNGLWFGHDVRPCDAAAEVTFAHKTGWVGNSGADAGIVRALPGRGGRHYIIVVFSNLGTQYIDPHRPPTPPGVHPVTYTEKFADLARIIDTYEKSRHR from the coding sequence GTGCGCAAACGGCTTCATGGCGCGGTCGGCCTGCTGGCCGTCGGCGGTCTGCTCGGAACCTTCGTCCCACCGGCCGGGGCCGAGGAAACCGGCCGGAACCGGCTGGCCGAGCGGTTGCGGGAGGCGATGAACGAGGTCCGGTTCCAGGAGGTCCTGGACACCGCGCCGCCCGGCTCCGCTACGGCCCGGACGTTCGCGGGCACGGTCGACAAGGAGGCGCGCGGCCTGCAGCGGCCCGCCATGGTCGCCGACCCCCGGCCGATCGTGCAGCAGCCCCAGGTGGACGCCACCGTCATCGAACTGGACTCCCGGGGCCGCCCGCGCTCGTCCGGCACCGTGCTGATGAGCCCGCTCTACAAGGACGGCGTCATCGTCCCCGTCGACCGCGACTACTCCACCGAGTCCGTCCGCTGGCGGCAGTGGGACGACGCCGGCTGGTACGCCAACCGGGGCCAGGGCACCATCGACGTGATTCCCGGCCGCGAGAACGCCCCGATCGACCACATGCTCGCCTACCCGGCCTCGGTGCTGAAGCTGATGGTCGCGTTCGGCGTCCTCCGCCTGGTCGACCAGGGCGTCGTCGGGCTGGACGACACCTACGAGTACCGTCCGGCCGAGCCGAGCCTGCTGTGCGGCGAGGCCACCGCCAAGCCCGTCCGCCGGTACCTCGACGAGTCCCTGACCTGGTCCTCGAACGCCGCGTCCTGCGCCCTGATCAAACTGCTGCACGACCACGGCGGCATCGACCCGCTCAACCGCGCGTTCTCCGACCTCGGCCTGCGGACCCTGCGGCTCAGGGGCACCCGCCCGTCCAACGGCGGCCGCTGGTCCAACGAGATCACCATGAGCTCGCTGGACACCGCCAAGCTGCTGCTCCTGGTGGGCGGCGGTCCCGGCACCCTGTGGACCGCCCCGGACGGCACACCGGTCACCCGGAACGTCCTGAGCCCCGCCTCGCGCCGCTTCTTCGCGGACACGCTCGCCCAGCAGGGCTTCAACGACATGCTGTCCAACACCAACCGCTGCGGCGCCGCCTACCCCGCCCAGGGCATCCCGCAGCGCACCCCGTCCCGGTGGATCGGCGCGGACGGCACCGTCACCGTGAACGGCCTGTGGTTCGGCCACGACGTCCGGCCCTGTGATGCGGCCGCCGAAGTGACGTTCGCCCACAAGACCGGCTGGGTCGGCAACTCCGGCGCCGACGCCGGAATCGTCAGGGCCCTTCCCGGCAGGGGCGGCCGCCACTACATCATCGTCGTCTTCTCCAACCTGGGCACCCAGTACATCGACCCCCACCGCCCGCCCACGCCTCCCGGCGTCCACCCCGTCACCTACACCGAGAAGTTCGCCGACCTGGCCCGCATCATCGACACCTACGAAAAGAGCCGCCACCGGTGA
- a CDS encoding NADP-dependent oxidoreductase, which produces MKAITLEQYGGPDELRVTERPEPKVAPGEVLIRVRAAGVNPVDWKLAAGRLDAMMEVRWPLIPGWDVAGVVEAVGLDVPEFAVGDEVMGYARKDMVQLGTYAEYVAASVRMLARKPAAMSWEEAAGLPLAGLTALQALDRVRAGEGDTVLVHAAAGGVGSLAVQIAVARGARVIGTAGEHNHEFLRGLGAEPVTYGDGLVERVREAAPGGVDAVLDFVGGTADVSREVVSQVERVASIVDPGTAEWGGHYVWVRPDSAGLTELANLADAGRLKVHVERVLPLEEAAEAWRLNQTGRTRGKIVLSVG; this is translated from the coding sequence ATGAAGGCGATCACGTTGGAGCAGTACGGGGGGCCCGACGAGCTGCGGGTGACCGAGCGTCCGGAGCCGAAGGTCGCGCCCGGGGAGGTGCTGATCCGGGTGCGGGCGGCCGGGGTCAATCCGGTGGACTGGAAGCTGGCGGCCGGGCGGCTGGACGCGATGATGGAGGTCCGGTGGCCGCTGATCCCGGGGTGGGACGTCGCCGGGGTGGTCGAGGCGGTCGGGCTCGACGTTCCCGAGTTCGCCGTGGGCGACGAGGTCATGGGGTACGCCCGCAAGGACATGGTCCAGCTCGGGACGTACGCGGAGTACGTGGCCGCGAGCGTGCGGATGCTGGCCCGCAAGCCCGCCGCGATGAGCTGGGAGGAGGCGGCCGGGCTGCCGCTGGCCGGGCTGACCGCGTTGCAGGCGCTGGACCGGGTCCGGGCCGGTGAGGGCGACACGGTGCTGGTGCACGCGGCGGCGGGCGGTGTGGGCTCGCTGGCGGTGCAGATCGCGGTCGCGCGGGGCGCGCGGGTGATCGGGACGGCCGGTGAGCACAACCACGAGTTCCTGCGGGGACTGGGCGCGGAGCCGGTGACCTACGGGGACGGGCTGGTCGAACGGGTCAGGGAGGCGGCGCCCGGCGGGGTCGATGCGGTGCTGGACTTCGTGGGCGGGACCGCCGACGTCTCGCGGGAGGTCGTGTCCCAGGTCGAGCGGGTGGCGTCCATCGTCGATCCGGGGACGGCCGAGTGGGGCGGACATTACGTGTGGGTGCGGCCCGACTCGGCCGGGCTGACCGAGCTGGCGAACCTCGCGGACGCGGGCCGGCTGAAGGTGCACGTCGAACGGGTGCTGCCCCTCGAGGAGGCGGCGGAGGCCTGGCGGCTCAACCAGACCGGCCGTACCCGGGGCAAGATCGTCCTGTCCGTCGGCTGA
- a CDS encoding SAM-dependent methyltransferase, protein MTDDYAWQKAENELTEIDTSVPHSARIWNYWLGGKDNFPVDRVAGDLYVQTFPGILDIARLTRGFLKRSVRFLAEEAGIRQFLDVGTGLPTVDNTHEVAQRVAPDARIVYVDNDPLVLAHAHALLTSTPEGATDYIDADMRRPDAILTAAARTLDLDRPVGLTFMGVLGHITDDDEARSIVATLMEGLAPGSHLAICDGYDVLSPEFLKAQQNYDDGGAVPYKLRDREQLESFFTGLELLPPGLVPASQWRPETELIGPQPQVQPLGGIAAKNG, encoded by the coding sequence ATGACCGACGACTACGCGTGGCAGAAAGCCGAAAACGAACTGACCGAAATCGACACCTCGGTTCCGCACTCCGCCCGGATCTGGAACTACTGGCTCGGCGGTAAGGACAACTTCCCCGTCGACCGGGTCGCCGGCGACCTGTACGTGCAGACCTTCCCCGGAATCCTCGACATCGCCCGGCTCACCCGCGGATTTCTGAAGCGGTCGGTCCGCTTTCTCGCCGAGGAGGCCGGGATCCGCCAGTTCCTCGACGTGGGCACGGGCCTGCCCACGGTCGACAACACCCACGAGGTCGCCCAGCGCGTCGCGCCCGACGCCCGGATCGTCTACGTCGACAACGACCCGCTGGTGCTCGCGCACGCGCACGCCCTGCTCACCAGCACGCCGGAAGGCGCCACCGACTACATCGACGCCGACATGCGCCGGCCCGACGCCATCCTGACGGCCGCGGCCCGCACCCTGGACCTCGACCGGCCGGTCGGGCTGACCTTCATGGGAGTGCTGGGGCACATCACCGACGACGACGAGGCCCGCTCCATCGTGGCCACCCTTATGGAGGGTCTCGCACCGGGAAGCCACCTGGCCATCTGCGACGGATACGACGTCCTTTCCCCCGAGTTCCTCAAGGCCCAGCAGAACTACGACGACGGCGGCGCGGTCCCCTACAAGCTGCGGGACAGGGAACAACTCGAGAGCTTCTTCACCGGCCTGGAACTCCTGCCGCCCGGACTGGTCCCCGCCTCCCAGTGGCGCCCCGAGACCGAGCTCATCGGCCCGCAGCCACAGGTACAGCCCCTGGGCGGAATCGCCGCGAAGAACGGGTGA
- a CDS encoding nucleotidyl transferase AbiEii/AbiGii toxin family protein: MSDPMMGGHGTEPGFVDPGDVGRWRAARRAVLDHVLGVMAESAWANGLVLRGSMAMLAWVGEAAREPADLDWVLPAPPVVPVDALHPYPYVDSLEVVQQWPEAADGAAAYEIWRDEEFDTGGLHPVLPPEGLHYVFDPVGDEPGPEPYRELIQLLMRRPEAAPGVFVDPAAADWGGLGGYYRMYDTPGVRLMIPWHAEGLPPGRVQLDFARDEWLPEAPVPAAVPRGDGGEPSVVPSAGPELSLAWKLLWLHTDWRTEGRCQGKDLYDAVLLAEADRTALPRPLLDKVFRRALGPGSADFDPSSIHRWKVDWRAFQVACPRVRGTADEWLGRLHTALAPVFSR; encoded by the coding sequence ATGAGCGATCCGATGATGGGCGGCCATGGGACGGAACCAGGTTTCGTCGACCCGGGGGACGTCGGGCGGTGGCGGGCGGCTCGGCGTGCGGTGCTCGACCATGTTCTGGGGGTGATGGCCGAGTCAGCGTGGGCGAATGGGCTGGTGCTGCGGGGGAGCATGGCCATGCTGGCGTGGGTGGGCGAGGCGGCGCGGGAACCTGCGGATCTGGACTGGGTGCTTCCGGCGCCGCCGGTCGTTCCGGTGGACGCCTTGCATCCGTATCCCTATGTGGACAGCCTCGAGGTGGTGCAGCAGTGGCCGGAGGCCGCCGACGGGGCTGCGGCATACGAGATATGGCGGGATGAGGAATTCGATACCGGCGGGCTGCATCCGGTGCTTCCGCCGGAGGGGTTGCACTACGTCTTCGATCCTGTTGGTGATGAGCCCGGGCCTGAGCCGTATCGGGAACTGATCCAGTTGCTCATGCGGCGGCCGGAGGCTGCGCCCGGGGTGTTCGTGGATCCGGCCGCCGCCGACTGGGGCGGGCTGGGGGGTTATTACCGGATGTACGACACTCCGGGGGTTCGGCTCATGATTCCCTGGCATGCCGAAGGGCTGCCGCCGGGGCGGGTGCAGTTGGATTTCGCCCGGGACGAATGGCTTCCCGAGGCTCCGGTGCCGGCGGCGGTGCCACGGGGCGACGGTGGTGAGCCGTCGGTGGTGCCGTCCGCCGGGCCGGAACTCTCGCTGGCCTGGAAACTGCTGTGGCTGCACACGGACTGGCGCACCGAGGGAAGGTGCCAGGGCAAGGACCTGTACGACGCGGTCCTGCTGGCCGAGGCGGATCGTACGGCGCTGCCGCGCCCGCTGCTGGACAAGGTCTTCCGGCGCGCTCTGGGACCCGGGTCGGCGGACTTCGACCCGTCTTCGATTCACCGTTGGAAAGTCGACTGGCGAGCCTTCCAGGTGGCCTGCCCCCGGGTGCGGGGAACGGCCGACGAATGGCTCGGCCGGTTGCACACGGCGCTGGCTCCCGTGTTCTCCCGATGA